In one window of Calypte anna isolate BGI_N300 chromosome 1, bCalAnn1_v1.p, whole genome shotgun sequence DNA:
- the KCNE2 gene encoding potassium voltage-gated channel subfamily E member 2, whose translation MTEIRNFTWAVEDIFKETFLTYMNSWRKNMTEAADNLQAKVEAENFDYVILYLMVMIGMFSFIIVAILVSTVKSKRREHSNDPYHQYIVDDWNKKYKSQVLNREDLKCVIHENLGAKDKTNPESP comes from the coding sequence ATGACTGAAATCCGAAACTTCACTTGGGCGGTGGAAGATATTTTCAAGGAAACCTTTCTCACTTACATGAACAGCTGGAGGAAAAACATGACAGAAGCAGCAGATAATTTGCAGGCCAAGGTTGAGGCCGAAAACTTTGACTACGTTATCCTTTATTTGATGGTGATGATTGGGATGTTCTCCTTCATTATTGTGGCAATTTTGGTGAGCACTGTGAAATCAAAGAGGCGAGAGCACTCCAATGACCCCTACCACCAGTACATCGTTGACGACTGGAACAAGAAGTATAAAAGCCAGGTCCTGAATCGAGAAGACCTCAAGTGTGTGATCCATGAAAACTTAGGTGCAAAGgacaaaacaaaccctgaaTCACCCTGA
- the SMIM11A gene encoding small integral membrane protein 11A isoform X1, which produces MESSFLPTLRATLPLCPAAHRPCFPDPRTGRVPTQEVAEFPSLVTPSLPPPPLRRERVKLKSCRSDAGWLAGWLGTAGRPDPAVPGIGCRDVCFAAYESARCSCPGLCL; this is translated from the coding sequence ATGGAGTCCTCCTTCCTGCCCACTCTGCGTGCCACCCTCCCTCTCTGCCCCGCTGCCCACCGGCCCTGCTTTCCCGACCCACGCACGGGCCGTGTTCCGACCCAGGAGGTGGCAGAATTCCCCTCGCTGGTAACCCCCAGCCTCCCCCCGCCACCTCTTAGGAGAGAGAGGGTGAAGCTGAAAAGCTGCCGGAGTgatgctggctggctggctggctggctgggaaCCGCAGGCAGGCCTGATCCTGCCGTGCCCGGCATAGGCTGCCGGGATGTGTGCTTTGCTGCATATGAATCCGCCAG